The following proteins are co-located in the Fusobacteria bacterium ZRK30 genome:
- a CDS encoding MATE family efflux transporter produces MKTMKKRKMILEGNMYKVIILLSLPIMLNNLIQTMYNLTDTYFLSKLGAVEVASMTLAWPVVFLQLALGVGIGIAGTTLISQNIGAEKIDEAKKTAGQLVSFAMGFSVLLSISGIISTPYILKVMGATGDIYSNAYIYLILIVGGAPLMYASFVYSSIKQGEGDTISPMILSLISVTINIVLDPIFIFYLDLGIKGAALATLLARAIMSFYIVYQLFIRDTPMKLRLKDLKPEFSYIKRLTTLGIPASIGQATIAMGFVVLNSFVNTYGELTLAAFGIGNRINGLIVMPAMGIGGAVSSIVGQNIGNNDVKRVKECVFKSSVLGAVFSVAGTTILLFWGSSIVRFFSTNKDIIYLGNDYLKYISLSLIGLAILPIITGALQGAGQTKKAMYLSMSRLWVFRLPTLLLLPYFIGKTEKVIWYAISSSNIIAMLVAIYFYKRSEFKSIVGDTEGERVKNKINQGVEVEMEAEFTKIETK; encoded by the coding sequence ATGAAAACAATGAAGAAAAGAAAGATGATATTAGAAGGGAATATGTATAAGGTAATAATCTTACTCTCCCTCCCTATAATGTTAAACAACCTTATACAGACCATGTATAATCTGACAGATACATATTTTTTAAGTAAATTAGGTGCAGTGGAAGTGGCTTCTATGACCTTGGCCTGGCCGGTTGTGTTTTTACAACTGGCATTAGGGGTGGGAATAGGAATAGCTGGCACTACCCTGATATCCCAGAATATAGGTGCAGAGAAAATAGATGAAGCTAAAAAAACAGCAGGACAGCTGGTAAGTTTTGCTATGGGATTTTCTGTACTACTCAGTATAAGTGGGATAATAAGTACACCATATATATTAAAAGTTATGGGAGCCACAGGAGATATATACAGTAATGCTTATATCTATCTGATCCTTATAGTGGGAGGTGCTCCCCTTATGTATGCCAGTTTTGTATATTCATCTATAAAACAGGGAGAAGGGGATACAATTTCTCCTATGATTCTCAGCCTTATATCTGTAACTATTAATATAGTATTGGACCCAATATTTATATTTTACTTAGACCTGGGAATAAAAGGGGCAGCTCTGGCTACCCTCCTTGCTAGAGCTATAATGTCATTTTACATAGTATATCAATTATTTATAAGAGATACTCCTATGAAATTAAGGTTGAAAGATCTGAAGCCGGAGTTTAGTTATATAAAAAGATTAACAACATTAGGAATTCCTGCCTCTATAGGGCAGGCAACCATAGCTATGGGATTTGTTGTACTTAATAGTTTTGTAAATACTTATGGGGAGTTAACCCTGGCTGCTTTTGGAATTGGAAATAGGATAAACGGACTCATAGTGATGCCTGCTATGGGAATTGGAGGAGCTGTATCTTCCATAGTTGGTCAAAATATAGGAAATAATGATGTAAAGAGAGTTAAGGAGTGTGTATTCAAGAGTTCAGTCTTGGGAGCTGTTTTTTCTGTAGCAGGTACTACTATCCTGTTATTTTGGGGAAGCAGTATTGTCAGGTTTTTCTCTACCAACAAAGATATCATATACCTGGGAAATGACTATCTTAAATATATATCTTTAAGTTTGATAGGACTGGCTATCCTCCCTATAATTACAGGAGCATTACAGGGTGCAGGGCAGACAAAAAAAGCCATGTATCTCAGTATGTCAAGACTCTGGGTATTTAGGCTACCTACTCTATTACTGCTGCCATATTTTATAGGTAAAACAGAAAAGGTCATATGGTATGCCATATCTTCTAGCAACATCATCGCTATGCTGGTTGCTATATATTTCTATAAAAGATCTGAATTTAAGAGTATAGTAGGGGATACTGAAGGTGAGAGGGTAAAAAATAAAATAAACCAAGGTGTAGAAGTTGAGATGGAAGCAGAATTTACCAAGATAGAAACTAAATAA
- a CDS encoding purine permease has protein sequence MKNRSPYDLDGVPVLKEAIPLGLQHILAMFVSNLAPILIVGGVIGIPSEKLTFLIQCTMFVSGLNTLIQAYRIGPIGARLPVVVGTSFAFVPVAISIGLKYGFEGVLGAALVGGLFEAFIGLFMRKVRKFFPPIVTGVVVLSIGLSLLPVGIKNLAGGFGAKDFGSLSNLLLGGTVLVVVIIFNQFAKGIWRTAAIAVGTVAGIIIAGFMGKIDFGAVSQASYFVVPKPFTYGLEFHLDAILAMMLMYVVSAVETVGDMSGVTMGGANREVTDKELSGGILADGFGGVIAASFSILPTTSFSQNTGIVAMTGVMSRFVVGTGAMFLIAGAFIPKIGALISIIPASVIGGSLVMLFAMIAISGINLITKEQLVGRNAVIVAVALGLGFGMGSVPEALAYLPESFKLIFGGSGIVVSAGIAVVLNIILPKEIEQKEAKKEEIKLKRA, from the coding sequence ATGAAAAATAGATCACCATATGATTTAGATGGAGTACCAGTACTTAAGGAAGCAATACCATTAGGTTTACAGCATATATTAGCTATGTTTGTGAGTAACCTGGCACCGATATTAATAGTTGGAGGAGTTATAGGAATTCCAAGTGAGAAGTTGACATTTTTAATTCAATGTACTATGTTTGTATCAGGACTAAATACATTGATTCAGGCATACAGAATAGGGCCTATTGGAGCCAGATTACCAGTTGTTGTGGGAACAAGTTTTGCATTCGTACCTGTAGCTATCTCAATCGGATTAAAATATGGATTCGAGGGTGTATTAGGAGCAGCATTGGTCGGTGGATTATTTGAAGCATTTATCGGATTATTCATGAGAAAAGTTAGAAAGTTTTTCCCGCCAATCGTAACAGGTGTAGTAGTTTTATCTATTGGATTGTCTTTATTACCGGTTGGGATAAAAAACTTAGCTGGTGGATTTGGAGCAAAAGATTTTGGATCATTATCAAACTTACTTTTAGGTGGAACAGTACTAGTAGTTGTTATTATCTTCAATCAATTTGCAAAGGGTATTTGGAGAACAGCAGCAATAGCAGTTGGAACAGTAGCAGGAATAATAATAGCAGGATTTATGGGGAAAATCGATTTTGGTGCTGTGAGTCAAGCCAGTTACTTTGTAGTACCTAAACCATTTACATATGGATTAGAATTTCATTTAGACGCTATATTAGCAATGATGCTGATGTATGTAGTATCAGCTGTGGAAACAGTAGGAGACATGTCAGGAGTAACAATGGGTGGAGCCAATAGAGAAGTAACAGACAAAGAATTATCAGGAGGAATCTTAGCTGATGGTTTTGGAGGAGTTATTGCAGCTTCTTTTAGTATCTTACCAACTACTTCATTCAGCCAAAATACAGGAATTGTAGCCATGACAGGAGTTATGAGTAGATTTGTTGTGGGAACTGGAGCTATGTTCTTAATAGCAGGAGCATTTATTCCAAAGATAGGAGCATTGATATCTATCATACCTGCCAGTGTCATAGGTGGAAGTTTAGTAATGTTATTTGCAATGATAGCTATAAGTGGAATAAACTTAATCACAAAAGAGCAGTTAGTAGGTAGAAATGCAGTAATAGTAGCTGTAGCTTTAGGATTAGGATTTGGAATGGGAAGTGTTCCAGAAGCATTAGCTTATTTACCTGAGTCGTTTAAATTAATATTTGGAGGATCTGGAATAGTTGTATCAGCTGGAATAGCAGTTGTCTTAAATATAATCCTACCTAAAGAAATAGAGCAAAAAGAAGCAAAAAAAGAAGAAATCAAATTAAAAAGAGCATAG
- a CDS encoding MATE family efflux transporter, with the protein MPNRLENEPITKLLVEYSIPAILGMVVTVMYSVVDTMFIGHKLGTESLAGVAIVFPLSRVSNSISVLISAGGGVLISIALGEKNKNKVRKILGNQIFLTLTLCLVVIVGQILFLPYFLKGHGNNLKMVEEAISYGRVFLFCSFFNTITLSFNNAIRAQGYPKLVLLTAVASSLTNIVLHYIFIFPLDLGVRGAAIASLIASILPLWMITYFMSRNNGLMRIKLKDLKFDFKIIINILKLGAATAIIPFANGALIDIFNMKLIVLGGTTAVAVYGIYMTIHSVVLMISSGISAGVQPIISHNLGAEKYFRVSEAIKIAVKSGTLISLGIFFLIQLFPGLVIKSFITDSETIELGIEALRYGFILAPVMIMTIMISGVYRAMGDARRAFTYNLLRKVIIIFPIIFMLPNLLGMKGVWLSRPISDLIALTIMLPALLKTIKELNSKVEISTLT; encoded by the coding sequence ATGCCTAATCGATTGGAAAATGAACCGATAACGAAATTATTAGTTGAATATTCTATACCGGCTATATTAGGAATGGTAGTCACAGTTATGTATTCTGTAGTAGACACTATGTTTATCGGTCATAAACTGGGAACAGAATCATTGGCAGGGGTTGCAATAGTTTTTCCACTCTCTAGAGTATCTAACTCAATATCTGTGCTGATTAGTGCTGGAGGCGGAGTACTTATTTCTATAGCCTTGGGAGAAAAAAATAAAAACAAGGTGAGAAAAATCTTGGGAAATCAAATTTTTCTAACTCTGACTCTATGTTTAGTAGTAATAGTAGGTCAGATATTGTTTTTACCATATTTTTTAAAAGGTCATGGTAATAATTTAAAAATGGTAGAAGAAGCGATAAGTTACGGGAGAGTATTTTTATTCTGTTCCTTCTTTAACACTATTACACTAAGCTTTAACAATGCCATAAGAGCTCAAGGTTATCCAAAATTAGTTTTATTGACTGCAGTAGCCAGTTCTTTGACGAATATAGTTTTACATTATATCTTTATATTTCCATTGGATTTAGGAGTTAGAGGAGCAGCTATAGCTAGTTTGATAGCCAGTATTTTACCCCTATGGATGATAACTTACTTTATGTCTAGAAACAATGGGTTAATGAGAATAAAATTAAAGGATTTAAAATTTGATTTTAAAATAATAATAAATATTTTGAAATTAGGTGCAGCTACAGCAATAATTCCATTTGCAAATGGGGCATTAATAGATATCTTCAATATGAAATTAATAGTTTTAGGAGGTACTACAGCAGTAGCTGTTTATGGGATATATATGACTATCCACTCTGTTGTTTTGATGATTAGTTCAGGCATTTCAGCAGGAGTACAGCCAATCATAAGCCATAACCTAGGTGCTGAAAAATATTTTAGAGTTTCAGAAGCAATAAAAATTGCTGTAAAAAGCGGTACTTTAATATCCTTAGGAATATTTTTTTTAATTCAATTATTCCCTGGGCTAGTCATAAAAAGTTTTATTACTGACAGCGAAACTATTGAGTTAGGAATAGAGGCTTTGAGATACGGGTTTATCCTTGCCCCGGTTATGATAATGACTATTATGATTTCAGGAGTTTATAGAGCTATGGGAGATGCCAGAAGAGCATTCACTTATAACCTTTTAAGAAAAGTGATAATTATATTCCCGATAATTTTTATGCTCCCAAACCTTCTTGGGATGAAAGGGGTATGGTTAAGCAGACCCATATCAGATCTTATAGCATTAACTATAATGCTGCCGGCATTACTAAAAACCATAAAAGAATTAAATTCTAAAGTAGAAATTTCTACTTTAACTTAA
- a CDS encoding GNAT family N-acetyltransferase, with the protein MEIKKPIKNNLPKLEEFFRIVISDTAKREGITISNFVDEEVEEKMKYCKNYFEEGSNISMLVALDGEKIIGTISSSYCNSDIKNVIKGLKKDSMKIGTVYIHPSYQRKGIGKTLLNEIYKILKSKNIKEFYLDSGYKSAQIYWTKNLGEPFFKAKNYWGPRIDNFIWKVKL; encoded by the coding sequence ATGGAAATTAAAAAACCAATAAAAAATAATCTTCCTAAGCTAGAAGAATTTTTTAGAATAGTTATATCTGATACTGCTAAAAGAGAAGGAATAACTATTTCAAATTTTGTAGATGAAGAAGTAGAAGAAAAAATGAAGTATTGTAAAAATTATTTTGAAGAAGGAAGTAATATATCTATGCTGGTTGCTCTAGATGGTGAAAAAATAATAGGGACTATATCATCTTCATATTGTAATTCAGATATAAAAAATGTGATTAAAGGTCTTAAAAAGGATTCTATGAAAATAGGAACTGTATATATCCATCCATCTTATCAAAGAAAAGGTATAGGAAAAACTCTTTTGAATGAAATATACAAAATATTAAAATCTAAAAATATAAAAGAATTTTATTTAGATTCCGGTTATAAAAGTGCCCAAATATATTGGACTAAAAATTTAGGAGAACCATTTTTTAAAGCGAAGAATTATTGGGGTCCTAGAATAGATAATTTTATTTGGAAAGTTAAGTTATAA